CCCGGAAATCACCGCGATGTCCCGATGCCCGTGATCGAGCAGCGTGCGCGCCGCCAGCTCGCCGCCGCGCCGGTGATCCGCGCAGAACGACGCCTCCGGCAACTGATCGAACGCGCGATTCAGAAACACCATCTTTGGATGCATGCGATGCAGCATGTCCAGATCGTCGTCGTGCAGATCGTGGCTGATCACCACCACGCCGTCGCAATCGCGGCCGATCAGAAAACGCACCGCCTCGATGGCCTGCTCGCGCGGCGACACTTCCCCGCATCCCGTCGCGACCACCACGTGGCGGCGCACCGCGCGCAGTTCGGTGTCCGTCTGCTTGAGAATCGTGCCGTAGTAGGAGCCGAAGAAAGTCGGCACGAAAATACCGATCATACCGAGCGATTGCGTCGCCATCGCCCGCCCGATGGACGACGGCCGGAAATTCAGCGCTTCGATAGCGGCCTTCACGCGCGCGGCGGCATCGGCTGAAATGGGTCCCTTACCGGAAATGGCTCGTGAGGCAGTCGACATGCCGACGCCGGCCAGTGCCGCGACATCCTTGAGTGTTGCCACACGGTTCTCCGTCAAGCCTGTTGTGTTCAACCTGTATTCGACGACGCTGCATCCCATCACTACAGACGCGTGCCGCCTGCTTCCTCGAACAGCGAAAGATGCGCACCATCGAACGAGAACGCCGCGGCCTCCCCGATTGCCACCGGCGTCTTGGTCTGGTCGATCGACGCGATTTGCACTCCATGATAGTCGAGCCAGATGACACGATGGTTGCCCATCGGCTCGATCAGTGAAATGTTCGCGCGCCCGTTCATTTGCGGGCTCGAACTCTCGCCCACGCGCACGTCTTCGGCCCGTACGCCGAGCATGCAGGACAGACGGTCCGTTGGCAGCTTTTTGAAAGGATAGTGCGATACGTCGAGCTGCAAATGCGCTGTGCAAAAGTGTAGCGCGCCATCGCGCGGCTCGAGCGTGCCCTGGAGCACATTCATCGCGGGTGAGCCCAGAAACGTCGCGACAAACAGATTGTTCGGCCGCGCATAGACTTCGGCGGGCGTGCCGAACTGCTGGATCACCCCGCCGCGCATCACCGCCATGCGCGTGGCGAGCGTCATCGCTTCGACCTGATCGTGGGTCACGTAGATCATCGTCGCGCCCAGGCGCTGGTGCAACTGCTTGAGCTCGCGGCGCAATTCGGTGCGCAATTTGGCGTCGAGATTCGACAGCGGCTCGTCGAACAGGAACACGTCGGCCTCGCGCACGATCGCCCGGCCGATCGCCACTCGCTGCCGTTGGCCGCCGGAGAGTTGCGCGGGCTTGCGCTTGAGCAGCGGTCCGAGTTGCAGCATCTCGGACGCCCGCGTGACGCGCCGCGCGATTTCCGCCTTCGGCGTGCCGTTGATACGCAACGCAAACGACAGATTGCGCTCGACGCTCATGGTCGGATACAACGCATACGACTGAAACACCAGCGCGATGCGGCGATCTTTCGGATCGGCCCAGGTCACGTCTTCGCCGGCAATTTCGATGCTGCCGTCGGTCACGTCGATCAAGCCCGCGATACTGTGCAGCAAGGTGGATTTGCCGCAGCCCGACGGGCCGAGCAGCACGACGAACTCACCCGCCCGCACGTCGAGATCGAGATTCTCGATCACCGTATTCGCACCCAGCTGGATCTTCAGGTTGCGCACCGATACGTTGGCCGGATTCGATAGACCCAGGGTGTCCGCCGCGCCGCCGAGGTTCGCCGCATCCGCCGGGTTGGCGACGTCCGCCGCATTGAGCACCGCATTGAGCACCGAATTTGCCATCGCGTTTTCCACATTCACCAGGTTTGCCATGCCGCCCTATCCCTTGACGGCGCCGGACGCAATGCCGCGCACAAACCAGCGGCCCGAAATGAAGTACACCGCAAGCGGCACCATGGAGGTCAGAATGGTCGCCGCCATATTGACGTTATAGAGCCGCTCGCCGGTCGTCGTGTTGATGATGTTGTTCAATTGCACCGTCATTGGCAGGTTTTTCGTGCCGGCGAACACCAGGCCGAGAATGAAGTCGTTCCAGATGCCCGTCACCTGCATGATGAGCGCGACAACGATGATCGGCGTGGACATCGGCAACATCAGTTGCAAGAATATTCGCCAGAAGCCGCCGCCGTCGATGCGCGCCGCCTTGAACAGCTCCTGCGGAATCGACGCGTAATAATTGCGAAACAGCAGCGTCATC
This genomic stretch from Paraburkholderia caffeinilytica harbors:
- a CDS encoding ABC transporter ATP-binding protein, producing the protein MANSVLNAVLNAADVANPADAANLGGAADTLGLSNPANVSVRNLKIQLGANTVIENLDLDVRAGEFVVLLGPSGCGKSTLLHSIAGLIDVTDGSIEIAGEDVTWADPKDRRIALVFQSYALYPTMSVERNLSFALRINGTPKAEIARRVTRASEMLQLGPLLKRKPAQLSGGQRQRVAIGRAIVREADVFLFDEPLSNLDAKLRTELRRELKQLHQRLGATMIYVTHDQVEAMTLATRMAVMRGGVIQQFGTPAEVYARPNNLFVATFLGSPAMNVLQGTLEPRDGALHFCTAHLQLDVSHYPFKKLPTDRLSCMLGVRAEDVRVGESSSPQMNGRANISLIEPMGNHRVIWLDYHGVQIASIDQTKTPVAIGEAAAFSFDGAHLSLFEEAGGTRL
- a CDS encoding substrate-binding domain-containing protein, whose translation is MATLKDVAALAGVGMSTASRAISGKGPISADAAARVKAAIEALNFRPSSIGRAMATQSLGMIGIFVPTFFGSYYGTILKQTDTELRAVRRHVVVATGCGEVSPREQAIEAVRFLIGRDCDGVVVISHDLHDDDLDMLHRMHPKMVFLNRAFDQLPEASFCADHRRGGELAARTLLDHGHRDIAVISGPFSASDNQTRLEGFFAELSREGIAREDVTLVESDFSPEGGYAAARKLLDSKRRFTGLFCANDTMAVSVLARFHQVGIAVPDEVSVIGYDDDYSAAYAAPGLTSVHIPTAELTQNAVRWLVNQCYRTSWEIIREFPVSVTMRESVGPAPGTASSTRIKPASCSVAS